In Mobula birostris isolate sMobBir1 chromosome 12, sMobBir1.hap1, whole genome shotgun sequence, one genomic interval encodes:
- the LOC140206373 gene encoding regulator of G-protein signaling 5-like: protein MCRGLSSLSSCCLERAKGIKARLGIFLQKSNKHYVSVQANKIDKVKYRTSSEEAKNWRESLDKMLSHKNGLATFRAFLCLEYSEENIEFWLACEDYKKIRSPAKRASTAKKIYLEFIETDAPKEINIDYETKDFTKNHLLKPTSSSFDEAQSKIYNLMEKDSYPRFLKSEVYLNLIKQTERMASHSDSNKQSET, encoded by the exons ATGTGCCGAGGATTGTCATCACTATCAAGCTGCTGCTTAGAAAG GGCAAAAGGTATTAAGGCTCGGCTGGGTATCTTTTTACAGAAGTCGAATAAACATTACGTTTCTGTGCAAGCCAACAAGATAGATAAAGTAAAATACAG AACTTCCTCAGAGGAAGCGAAGAATTGGAGAGAATCTCTGGACAAGATGCTTTCTCATAAAA ATGGTTTGGCTACCTTCAGAGCTTTCCTTTGCTTAGAATACAGTGAGGAAAACATTGAGTTCTGGCTGGCCTGCGAGGACTACAAGAAAATCAGGTCACCTGCAAAAAGGGCCTCCACAGCAAAGAAAATTTATTTGGAATTCATAGAAACAGATGCTCCTAAAGAG ATTAATATTGATTATGAAACTAAAGACTTCACTAAGAATCACCTCCTGAAGCCCACTAGTTCCAGCTTTGATGAGGCACAGAGTAAAATCTACAACTTGATGGAGAAGGATTCCTATCCCAGATTCCTGAAATCAGAAGTGTATTTAAACCTGATCAAACAAACTGAAAGAATGGCAAGTCATTCAGACTCCAACAAGCAGTCTGAGACATGA